CAGATCCAACCCAACAGGAAGGAGCCTGTCTCCCCAGTGATGGACCTGACTGCCCAGCAGAGTCccaagaggaggagggtgagccTTATGTGCCTGAGGAAGAGTATGTGGTAGAACATTTCAAAccaaaggaggaagaggaggatcaaGATGAAATCAACCCTGAATACTTAACAAAAGAAGATCAAGACATTCCTTCAGTTTATATGGAAAAAGAGGAAAAAGAAGATGGGAAGGAGGCAGCAGGGTTAGAGGAAAAAGAAGATGGGGAGGAGGCAGCAGGGTTAGAGGAAAAAGAAGATGGGGAGGAGGCAGCAGGGTTAGAGGAAAAAGCGGTAATAGAGGAAGCAGAGGAGGTCGTCCAAGAAGAGGCAGAGGAAAAAAAGAAAGATGTGTGGAGGGAGGTGGAAAAAACAGAGCCAATCTCAGAGGTGCCAGTGCAAACAGCCTTATTGGAGCCAGAGGATGTAACGCCAACCTCTGTGGAGGATGATGCACAGCAGGTTCCAGACAATGACACAGACACTGAGAGAGCTTGTGAGAGCCCTGAGTGCCCCACTGAGCTGCCTGACCAAACAGTTAGGGAACCAGTCTGTGTCTCCCAGCTGCCAAATAGCAGTACACCTCCTCCAGATTCCCCAGACCAGCCTGAGTCCCCTACACATGCCACACAGGACCAGGAAGAGCCCAGAGTAACGACTGACCAGTACAGTATAACCAGTCCCAGTGCAGCTTCTGGCCCAGAGCAGAGCCCCCAGGAGCCCTGTAGTGGACCAACTGCCACAGAGGATCATGGGAAGCCATCTTGTGGCtctgaacagagtagaccaagGTTCACAATTTCCCCCACCTGGCAAAGGTTGGACACCAACGAGCCAACCTCCCCTTCTACATCTCCCTCCCCTGCTACCTCCCCCTCTGTCACTGTGCCTGGTGCTGTGGAAGCGGGGGTTACAGCAAAAACAGATCCCCCAAGTAGAGTGGAGCCACTTAGCCCTGTGGTGGCCGAAGTCCCTGCTTGTCCCAGCAGAACACAGAGCACCACAGCACCCACACATTCTTCAAAAGACACTCCACCTGCTGTTCCTGCAGCCCAGGAGGAAGGGACCCCTGAGAATCCGTTTGGTGTTAGGCTGAGGAAGACCTCTGTGGGTATGTTGCGCTTAGGATCAGAGAGTGAAACTCCCCCCTCATCCCCAGCACACTCACTTCCCATAGAACCACAGAGGTCCTCGCTCACTGAACCACAGCCACAAAGCAAATCTGCCCTGCTCAGAAAGCCCTCCGAGCTGGACGGTATCGTCAAGCCCAGGAGAACACCAGGTACTAAAACCGTCTTAAGTCACCATCACACCAGTCAGTGTTTACAGACGTGTGATATATATGGCCTATCCTTCACTCACAATGCCACCtcttgtttatatatatatttcacaatGTTGAGCTCAATAGTCTTCaaatgacaaaacatttagtCTATGTATGTTTTAGGGATTTGGACTCCTGCTGGACTAACAATTCACACTGAAACGGGTCCATGAGTACTGTTGAGAGCAGACTTATTGAGATATCTAAAAAGAGACTTATAAACACCAAGGAGAGATTCCtctaaatcaaatgttattagtcacatgcgccgaatacaaccggtgtagtccttacattgaaatgcttacttatgagcccctggccaacaatgcagttaaaaaaaatatggataagaaataaaagtagcaagtaattaaagagcagcagtaaaataacaatagcaagactatatacggggggtaccggtcagttgaggtaatatgtacatataggtcgagttaaagtgactatgcatagatgataacaacagagagtagcagtggtgtaaaagagaggggggtgcgcaaatagtctgggtagccatttgattaggtgttcaggagtcttatggcttgggggtagaagatgttgAGAAGCCTCTTGAACCTAGATTTGCCGcgccggtaccgcttgctgttcGGTAGccgagagaacagtctgactagggtggctggagacgTTGACAATtgttaaggccttcctctgacaccgcttggtatagttgtactgggccgtacgcactacactTTGTAGTGCCTttcggtcagaggctgagcagttgccatatcaggcagtgatgcaaccagatggtgcagatgtagaacattttgaggatctgaggacccatgccaaatctttttaggctcctgagggggaataggctttgttgtgccctcttcactgacTATTTCTATCAACAAATTGGCTGTATTTGAATGCTATTGGTTTTCGGCATTTGTCTTTCATTGGTTCGTACCTCTTACATTTCCACTCTAAACAAAAAGATTATGCCAAATGAAATTACCAGGCCACTCCTACCTTATTTCGCACCATTTGAAGACATTCTCCTGTGTTCTTCTGTTTCAGATCTGTCTGTGGGTCGAGTGCCTAGTGTTGGATCTAGCGGGGGATCTGAATCACCAAGCTGGATCTCAGTGGCCAGACAAAAGCAAAGAATCTTCAAAGAGAACTCATTGGAGGAAACTACTGAGAAGAAGGTCCCTGCCGAGAAGGTAGGGATGGGTGCATATTGTTTTGTGTTCTTTTGTTTAACGATAAGCCCACTGTTTCAGAGAGAAACCGTTGACTTGTCAATCAACCCATCCATCCAGTCCTTAGCTCTTGTTAGCTTTTGTTCTGCTATCACGACAGGGTCCACCTTTTGATGCAATATCTAGAGTTTGTATGAGACTGAAGTTGTGTAAGTGCCATTTACTTTGTTATACATGTTGGAATGAATAAGCAGTTCATTCCATCTATTTCCAGGGGGAGACTAACAGAAAGGGTTCCATTCCTACATTGACGAGTCATGTCAACAAAGACCAAGCCAAGCCTCCGGGACCTCCTGTAAAAGGTTTGACTCCTCAGTATCCCACTctgctaccacacacacacacatcactttcTTATAAAGTGTTTTCATTGTTCTCACAAAAGACCGAGTTTGATTGATACACTGCTGCCCCCATGTGGAAGAAACATGCAAATAAAATGTTCCTGTTGAAAATGTTCTGTATCTGAGAATGCCTAATCTTCAATGACGTAAGACTTAAAAAATATTTCAGTCCGTTTTGATAACATTTTGTTGGTTGTAAGGACTTTTATTACACCTGCAGTGTCTTTAGGACAATACAGAGTGATTGTGTCACTAAAGATGTTGTTCTCTGCTCGTTGTCCATAGTGTTGTGTTCTCTTGAGATTTCTAAGCCTGCCGTGGTtgagaaggaggggaagagagccCCGGCTCACCCCGCACCTACAGCCCTAGCCCAGGATGAGCCGCCATGGATGGCCCTGGCCAAAAAGAAGGCCAAAGCCTGGAGCGAGATGCCCCAGATAGTTCAGTAAAGACGGGCCGTCTCAAACCGAATCATCCGTCCACTGATGGATCAGAATGCACTTGCACAACCAGAGTATATCTTTTGACTTCTAATACCTTCGGGTTTCTTATTGGACAGATGCTGAAACCCTCCAGTCACGTGCTGTGGTGAAAGTCAGTTGGGAATTAGGCCAAATTAGTAAAAGTTATGGCCTAAGATTGAATTTAGTTGACATGATATATCTATGTACAACCAACCAATTATTGAATGATATTTGTTTTAATTTCTTAACTGTTATTGACAGTATTCCTTGTATGAGTGAGGGTCCAGTGTATCAACTTTGAACCTAGCCTTGAGCTTTGATTTGGAGGATGAATAAGCATGGATGGAGAGTTTTCTTTGTATTTATTAAATCTCTTTcatgtatttgttttatttttgtattgcCTTTTGAACATGTGTACATTAAATGTGTAGTAAATAACAAATGGGATtccattttttttctttttctttcagCTCTCTTTAAGAACATTAAGATAAAAACTGTTACTCTTCTTTGTACCTACTGCCAATAGTGCATCAAAGATGGTCATAGCCATCAATTTAATATAAAAGGTATAGGCATACTTGGGCAGTAGAATATATTTTTTCTGTTAAACGGATGCCCCGCTTCACACTTCTACCCCCAAAATATTTTCTATCTGATTCATGTGAACGATTCACTTTTATTTTAGTAGATGGGATTCAGTTCAATCCCAGTGAATCTAAATAAGCATTTGTGGAATGTAAACAGTACACGTAATATTTTAACAAGGggttcaaatatttttttatttactcACTTTTCAAACAATTAAATCTTTATTTGAACAGTTAATTAAATGTGCATTGCCCTAGTGGGGACAACTGTTAAACATTAGCTAACCTTACTCTGTCGATCATTTGGGGTTCTCTGAAAACCAGCTGAATAATGGTAACGTTAGCATACTTGAAACAACTTTTGAACCAATTTATCTGCAGGTTGCTAATAGTTAGCTagtagtttttttggggggggggggggcacctaGCAGCGACTGCTTGTTGCTTTTTGGCCAGGGACAGCCCTGCGGCTAGCCAGTGAGATGGCAGGAAACCCCCATGCAAAGATTCCTGCAGCAGTCAAACTCTTACCAAGGAGTATTTTTCTCAGAGTAATAATGGCCTAGTTAATAAATTctgtggattttttttttttttttttagcatcaGAAGTGTTTGGCTGGCCAGATTTTAGTGCAGAACAACTACAGGGGGGTTTGAGAAGGTGTTCCTGCCTTCCAGGCCAACTGCCTGGAGTAAGTTCTGTTGGGACCTAAGTAGAGGGAAGGGGTGGTAGGGTGTGTTGGGTATAGTGGTTGTatattcggaaagtactcagaccccttgacctttttccacattgttacgttacagccttattctaaaatggttaattgtttattcccttatcaatctacaaacaataccccacaatgaggAACAC
This window of the Oncorhynchus keta strain PuntledgeMale-10-30-2019 chromosome 4, Oket_V2, whole genome shotgun sequence genome carries:
- the LOC118375130 gene encoding CRACD-like protein isoform X3 is translated as MASGPSDVMTNQDPADPTECTGKKKSKFQTFKNFFAKKKRKEAATPAGDNGLKSSQSSDNVNAPEPAFLIRSEKDEGSGSKIYMGNKALSHDSVFVSDLPLSEVNEDLGAFQDNIHGKVKSLQLQLKQAIRLGSPPSLCVKGDDAGTLSEDDGLPCSPPEYSTLHAVLAGVSHRRNSSLSLEGTDSDEDQMSCEAGSRSVSPLIPLPVDFSQPASPMGCLDNTAARHRLAVRHKACSKMRKPTTRVDGRAEGQSFQEERLSVVIPESVEEDQEEDVKCEQAVAAEKEQTDGAVVSQQAERSAPDKEEDEQGDQPEVSLDVSSSSPSIQKESDSEECLSGQAKALTQTAPLPGSLDSLEPPTRDYDDFLLAHNGCEVAEEGGSLLQEVLRSLKCPLASVLGLEAEPLEEVNVKGLDPESWMDELADEPEPLSLPSDPTQQEGACLPSDGPDCPAESQEEEGEPYVPEEEYVVEHFKPKEEEEDQDEINPEYLTKEDQDIPSVYMEKEEKEDGKEAAGLEEKEDGEEAAGLEEKEDGEEAAGLEEKAVIEEAEEVVQEEAEEKKKDVWREVEKTEPISEVPVQTALLEPEDVTPTSVEDDAQQVPDNDTDTERACESPECPTELPDQTVREPVCVSQLPNSSTPPPDSPDQPESPTHATQDQEEPRVTTDQYSITSPSAASGPEQSPQEPCSGPTATEDHGKPSCGSEQSRPRFTISPTWQRLDTNEPTSPSTSPSPATSPSVTVPGAVEAGVTAKTDPPSRVEPLSPVVAEVPACPSRTQSTTAPTHSSKDTPPAVPAAQEEGTPENPFGVRLRKTSVGMLRLGSESETPPSSPAHSLPIEPQRSSLTEPQPQSKSALLRKPSELDGIVKPRRTPDLSVGRVPSVGSSGGSESPSWISVARQKQRIFKENSLEETTEKKVPAEKGETNRKGSIPTLTSHVNKDQAKPPGPPVKVLCSLEISKPAVVEKEGKRAPAHPAPTALAQDEPPWMALAKKKAKAWSEMPQIVQ
- the LOC118375130 gene encoding CRACD-like protein isoform X1, coding for MKRRTSSLLASIGGSPSSDCSIMASGPSDVMTNQDPADPTECTGKKKSKFQTFKNFFAKKKRKEAATPAGDNGLKSSQSSDNVNAPEPAFLIRSEKDEGSGSKIYMGNKALSHDSVFVSDLPLSEVNEDLGAFQDNIHGKVKSLQLQLKQAIRLGSPPSLCVKGDDAGTLSEDDGLPCSPPEYSTLHAVLAGVSHRRNSSLSLEGTDSDEDQMSCEAGSRSVSPLIPLPVDFSQPASPMGCLDNTAARHRLAVRHKACSKMRKPTTRVDGRAEGQSFQEERLSVVIPESVEEDQEEDVKCEQAVAAEKEQTDGAVVSQQAERSAPDKEEDEQGDQPEVSLDVSSSSPSIQKESDSEECLSGQAKALTQTAPLPGSLDSLEPPTRDYDDFLLAHNGCEVAEEGGSLLQEVLRSLKCPLASVLGLEAEPLEEVNVKGLDPESWMDELADEPEPLSLPSDPTQQEGACLPSDGPDCPAESQEEEGEPYVPEEEYVVEHFKPKEEEEDQDEINPEYLTKEDQDIPSVYMEKEEKEDGKEAAGLEEKEDGEEAAGLEEKEDGEEAAGLEEKAVIEEAEEVVQEEAEEKKKDVWREVEKTEPISEVPVQTALLEPEDVTPTSVEDDAQQVPDNDTDTERACESPECPTELPDQTVREPVCVSQLPNSSTPPPDSPDQPESPTHATQDQEEPRVTTDQYSITSPSAASGPEQSPQEPCSGPTATEDHGKPSCGSEQSRPRFTISPTWQRLDTNEPTSPSTSPSPATSPSVTVPGAVEAGVTAKTDPPSRVEPLSPVVAEVPACPSRTQSTTAPTHSSKDTPPAVPAAQEEGTPENPFGVRLRKTSVGMLRLGSESETPPSSPAHSLPIEPQRSSLTEPQPQSKSALLRKPSELDGIVKPRRTPDLSVGRVPSVGSSGGSESPSWISVARQKQRIFKENSLEETTEKKVPAEKGETNRKGSIPTLTSHVNKDQAKPPGPPVKVLCSLEISKPAVVEKEGKRAPAHPAPTALAQDEPPWMALAKKKAKAWSEMPQIVQ
- the LOC118375130 gene encoding CRACD-like protein isoform X2, which codes for MAGFYGCLRGKNSDCSIMASGPSDVMTNQDPADPTECTGKKKSKFQTFKNFFAKKKRKEAATPAGDNGLKSSQSSDNVNAPEPAFLIRSEKDEGSGSKIYMGNKALSHDSVFVSDLPLSEVNEDLGAFQDNIHGKVKSLQLQLKQAIRLGSPPSLCVKGDDAGTLSEDDGLPCSPPEYSTLHAVLAGVSHRRNSSLSLEGTDSDEDQMSCEAGSRSVSPLIPLPVDFSQPASPMGCLDNTAARHRLAVRHKACSKMRKPTTRVDGRAEGQSFQEERLSVVIPESVEEDQEEDVKCEQAVAAEKEQTDGAVVSQQAERSAPDKEEDEQGDQPEVSLDVSSSSPSIQKESDSEECLSGQAKALTQTAPLPGSLDSLEPPTRDYDDFLLAHNGCEVAEEGGSLLQEVLRSLKCPLASVLGLEAEPLEEVNVKGLDPESWMDELADEPEPLSLPSDPTQQEGACLPSDGPDCPAESQEEEGEPYVPEEEYVVEHFKPKEEEEDQDEINPEYLTKEDQDIPSVYMEKEEKEDGKEAAGLEEKEDGEEAAGLEEKEDGEEAAGLEEKAVIEEAEEVVQEEAEEKKKDVWREVEKTEPISEVPVQTALLEPEDVTPTSVEDDAQQVPDNDTDTERACESPECPTELPDQTVREPVCVSQLPNSSTPPPDSPDQPESPTHATQDQEEPRVTTDQYSITSPSAASGPEQSPQEPCSGPTATEDHGKPSCGSEQSRPRFTISPTWQRLDTNEPTSPSTSPSPATSPSVTVPGAVEAGVTAKTDPPSRVEPLSPVVAEVPACPSRTQSTTAPTHSSKDTPPAVPAAQEEGTPENPFGVRLRKTSVGMLRLGSESETPPSSPAHSLPIEPQRSSLTEPQPQSKSALLRKPSELDGIVKPRRTPDLSVGRVPSVGSSGGSESPSWISVARQKQRIFKENSLEETTEKKVPAEKGETNRKGSIPTLTSHVNKDQAKPPGPPVKVLCSLEISKPAVVEKEGKRAPAHPAPTALAQDEPPWMALAKKKAKAWSEMPQIVQ
- the LOC118375130 gene encoding CRACD-like protein isoform X4 codes for the protein MKRRTSSLLASIGGSPSSDCSIMASGPSDVMTNQDPADPTECTGKKKSKFQTFKNFFAKKKRKEAATPAGDNGLKSSQSSDNVNAPEPAFLIRSEKDEGSGSKIYMGNKALSHDSVFVSDLPLSEVNEDLGAFQDNIHGKVKSLQLQLKQAIRLGSPPSLCVKGDDAGTLSEDDGLPCSPPEYSTLHAVLAGVSHRRNSSLSLEGTDSDEDQMSCEAGSRSVSPLIPLPVDFSQPASPMGCLDNTAARHRLAVRHKACSKMRKPTTRVDGRAEGQSFQEERLSVVIPESVEEDQEEDVKCEQAVAAEKEQTDGAVVSQQAERSAPDKEEDEQGDQPEVSLDVSSSSPSIQKESDSEECLSGQAKALTQTAPLPGSLDSLEPPTRDYDDFLLAHNGCEVAEEGGSLLQEVLRSLKCPLASVLGLEAEPLEEVNVKGLDPESWMDELADEPEPLSLPSDPTQQEGACLPSDGPDCPAESQEEEGEPYVPEEEYVVEHFKPKEEEEDQDEINPEYLTKEDQDIPSVYMEKEEKEDGKEAAGLEEKEDGEEAAGLEEKEDGEEAAGLEEKAVIEEAEEVVQEEAEEKKKDVWREVEKTEPISEVPVQTALLEPEDVTPTSVEDDAQQVPDNDTDTERACESPECPTELPDQTVREPVCVSQLPNSSTPPPDSPDQPESPTHATQDQEEPRVTTDQYSITSPSAASGPEQSPQEPCSGPTATEDHGKPSCGSEQSRPRFTISPTWQRLDTNEPTSPSTSPSPATSPSVTVPGAVEAGVTAKTDPPSRVEPLSPVVAEVPACPSRTQSTTAPTHSSKDTPPAVPAAQEEGTPENPFGVRLRKTSVDLSVGRVPSVGSSGGSESPSWISVARQKQRIFKENSLEETTEKKVPAEKGETNRKGSIPTLTSHVNKDQAKPPGPPVKVLCSLEISKPAVVEKEGKRAPAHPAPTALAQDEPPWMALAKKKAKAWSEMPQIVQ